In one Staphylococcus lutrae genomic region, the following are encoded:
- a CDS encoding pathogenicity island protein, with product MKQQVIITKTIVGWYNIKDTKHNLLLNVSPQVFEQYFPEINNDVQIAVLEMDLSRITEIKNKKKVGS from the coding sequence ATGAAACAACAAGTAATTATTACAAAGACAATTGTCGGTTGGTACAACATCAAAGACACTAAACACAATTTGCTTTTGAATGTATCGCCACAAGTATTTGAACAGTATTTTCCTGAAATCAATAATGATGTTCAAATTGCAGTGTTAGAAATGGATCTATCAAGAATTACAGAAATCAAAAATAAGAAAAAGGTAGGTAGTTAA
- the tscA gene encoding type II toxin-antitoxin system antitoxin TscA, which translates to MNQQQIQVLDDIYNTLIAVSDDVATEYKHKIKDGENEWYETVSREKHLESIIQWAVQQIENNFEIVEEI; encoded by the coding sequence ATGAACCAACAACAAATACAGGTGCTTGATGATATTTATAATACATTGATTGCAGTAAGTGATGATGTAGCAACCGAGTACAAACATAAGATTAAAGATGGCGAAAATGAATGGTATGAAACTGTGAGCCGCGAGAAACATTTAGAATCAATTATTCAGTGGGCTGTACAGCAAATTGAAAATAACTTTGAAAT